A region of Subtercola boreus DNA encodes the following proteins:
- a CDS encoding UPF0758 domain-containing protein, with amino-acid sequence MTSTRESLWSVAPEDRPRERLARLGPGGLSDSELVALVLGSGMPGVNVLDSAGSLLRQTGGVTELMTMTVGELRSLKGVGVATAGRIVAVAELWRRANDPPPGAVLQSPRHVADAARAHVAANPAGGDGTDSVMLIVVADSELRLRVVVPLAGGLSGEPRAHSLVASALHEVLYRGGAAFALALVCDDHPEGLADLRAIRDVLKLASATVGLRYLSTVVVTGARWAPLE; translated from the coding sequence ATGACATCGACCCGTGAATCGCTGTGGAGCGTCGCACCAGAAGACAGGCCGCGCGAGAGACTCGCCCGGCTCGGTCCCGGCGGTCTCAGCGATTCCGAACTGGTGGCTCTTGTCCTCGGCTCCGGGATGCCCGGGGTCAACGTGCTCGACAGTGCGGGGTCGCTCCTCCGGCAGACCGGCGGCGTCACCGAGCTCATGACGATGACCGTCGGAGAGTTGCGCTCCCTGAAGGGCGTCGGCGTGGCGACCGCGGGGCGTATCGTCGCGGTGGCGGAACTCTGGCGCCGCGCCAACGATCCGCCGCCGGGCGCGGTGCTGCAGAGCCCCCGCCACGTCGCCGATGCTGCGCGAGCCCACGTGGCAGCGAACCCGGCGGGCGGTGACGGAACAGACTCCGTGATGCTCATCGTGGTGGCAGACAGCGAGCTGCGGCTGCGGGTCGTGGTGCCGCTCGCGGGCGGGCTCTCGGGCGAGCCACGCGCACACTCGCTCGTCGCATCGGCGTTGCACGAGGTGCTGTACCGCGGGGGCGCGGCGTTCGCGCTGGCGCTGGTGTGTGACGACCATCCGGAGGGCCTCGCCGACCTTCGCGCCATCCGTGACGTTCTGAAACTGGCGTCAGCGACCGTCGGCCTCCGCTACCTCTCGACGGTCGTGGTCACGGGCGCACGGTGGGCGCCGCTCGAATGA
- a CDS encoding Dabb family protein, whose amino-acid sequence MIRHIVTFTLAEPSPEKRAEQAAFISSQLRSLVGVIPEIISLEVVVDVEKTPGNAHVALISDYADQAALARYQVHPDHVRVSSSIKPFFAGRAAIDFEV is encoded by the coding sequence ATGATCCGTCACATCGTCACCTTCACGCTCGCCGAGCCGTCGCCGGAGAAGCGCGCCGAGCAGGCGGCCTTCATCTCGTCGCAGCTGCGGTCGCTCGTCGGCGTGATCCCCGAGATCATCTCGCTCGAGGTGGTGGTGGATGTGGAAAAGACGCCGGGCAACGCCCATGTCGCGCTGATCTCCGACTATGCGGACCAGGCGGCGCTCGCCCGCTACCAAGTGCACCCCGATCACGTGCGGGTCTCGTCGTCGATCAAACCGTTCTTCGCGGGGCGCGCTGCGATCGATTTCGAGGTCTGA
- a CDS encoding 30S ribosomal protein bS22, with protein sequence MGSVIKKRRKRMAKKKHRKLLRKTRHQRRNKK encoded by the coding sequence GTGGGTTCCGTAATTAAGAAGCGTCGTAAGCGCATGGCGAAGAAGAAGCACCGCAAGCTGCTTCGTAAGACGCGCCACCAGCGACGCAACAAGAAGTAG
- the resB gene encoding cytochrome c biogenesis protein ResB, with amino-acid sequence MSRPSDHFDSPDPALATRAAGGTDGGDGGDIAQPRLGVVGWLRWFWRQLTSMRTALFLLLLLALAAVPGSLVPQRAADPNGVTQYFVDNPDWAPVLDKVQAFDVYTSVWFSSIYLLLFISLVGCVIPRAKHHFDALRAKPPRTPARLSRLAGFQQRDAAPGTNGAAAIESARAMLRKSGYRTVVFSAPSRNGGEVTSVSAERGYARETGNLVFHAALVGILITVGVGGGFGFSGQRVLVENGQTFVNTLSAFDSFNPGRFFTESSLTPYTMKLDQFSATYETKADGAFGQPLDYNARVTTQEQGGEPQQSDIKVNSPLRIGGTDVYLLGNGYAPTITVKDPSGTVVFTDSVPFLPQDASLTSVGVVKVPDGLAEQLGMIGFFYPTQAVSTTGAYYSTYPDDDYPVLTLNVYQGDLGLNGGTPTSVYSLDTDTLSQLTGGSTGVKSIELKPGDSTELPNGLGTVSFDKVSRFASLDIHHDPTQGFVLLFATLALLGLLVSLFIPRRRVWVKATERADGSVSLEYAGLARGEDPRLVPAVAEIADRHTKMIGGPVPPETNA; translated from the coding sequence TTGTCCCGGCCATCTGATCACTTCGACTCACCCGATCCCGCGCTCGCGACCCGCGCCGCAGGCGGCACCGACGGCGGCGACGGCGGCGACATCGCCCAGCCCCGGCTCGGGGTCGTGGGCTGGCTCCGCTGGTTCTGGCGACAGCTCACCAGCATGCGCACCGCGCTGTTCCTCCTGCTGCTGCTCGCGCTGGCGGCCGTGCCGGGTTCGCTGGTTCCGCAGCGGGCCGCCGACCCCAACGGCGTCACCCAGTACTTCGTCGACAACCCCGACTGGGCACCCGTTCTCGACAAGGTGCAGGCCTTCGACGTCTACACGTCGGTCTGGTTCTCGAGTATCTACCTGCTGCTGTTCATCTCCCTTGTCGGCTGTGTCATCCCGCGCGCGAAGCACCACTTCGACGCGCTGAGGGCGAAACCGCCGCGGACGCCCGCCCGCCTGTCACGGCTGGCCGGGTTCCAGCAGCGCGATGCAGCCCCCGGAACCAACGGTGCGGCGGCCATCGAGAGCGCGCGGGCGATGCTCCGGAAGTCCGGCTACCGCACCGTCGTCTTCAGCGCCCCCAGCCGGAACGGCGGCGAGGTCACCTCGGTGTCGGCCGAGCGCGGCTACGCGCGGGAGACGGGCAACCTCGTCTTCCATGCCGCGCTGGTGGGCATCCTCATCACCGTCGGTGTCGGTGGCGGCTTCGGCTTCAGCGGCCAGCGGGTGCTCGTCGAGAACGGCCAGACCTTCGTGAACACGCTCAGCGCGTTCGACTCGTTCAACCCCGGACGATTCTTCACTGAGAGTTCTCTCACCCCGTACACGATGAAGCTCGACCAGTTCAGCGCGACCTACGAGACGAAGGCCGACGGCGCCTTCGGCCAGCCGCTCGACTACAACGCACGGGTCACGACCCAGGAGCAGGGCGGTGAGCCCCAGCAGTCGGACATCAAGGTGAACTCTCCGCTCCGCATCGGCGGCACGGATGTGTACCTGCTCGGCAACGGCTACGCACCGACGATCACGGTCAAAGACCCGAGCGGAACCGTCGTCTTCACCGACTCCGTGCCGTTCCTGCCGCAGGACGCGAGCCTCACCAGCGTCGGTGTGGTGAAGGTTCCGGATGGTCTTGCCGAACAACTCGGCATGATCGGGTTCTTCTACCCGACGCAGGCGGTCTCCACCACGGGTGCCTACTACTCGACGTATCCCGACGACGACTACCCCGTGCTGACGCTGAACGTCTACCAGGGCGACCTCGGACTGAACGGGGGAACGCCCACGTCGGTCTACTCACTCGACACGGACACGCTCAGCCAGCTGACCGGTGGGTCGACGGGCGTGAAGTCGATCGAACTGAAGCCCGGCGACAGTACGGAACTGCCGAACGGCCTCGGAACAGTCAGTTTCGACAAGGTCTCCCGCTTCGCCTCCCTCGACATCCACCACGACCCGACCCAGGGATTCGTGCTGCTCTTCGCCACGCTCGCCCTGCTCGGACTCCTGGTCTCGCTCTTCATCCCCAGGCGCCGTGTGTGGGTCAAGGCGACCGAGCGGGCCGACGGTTCCGTCAGCCTCGAATACGCCGGGCTCGCCCGGGGCGAGGACCCGCGACTCGTGCCCGCGGTGGCCGAAATTGCCGACCGGCACACCAAAATGATCGGTGGCCCTGTGCCGCCGGAAACTAACGCTTAG
- a CDS encoding cytochrome c biogenesis CcdA family protein, giving the protein MLAGLVSFASPCVLPLVPGYLAYVGGLSDPSARSNRRRVLLGISLFVLGFSLVFVAASALFGALGVWLLVWGEVITRVLGVVVILLGLVFIGQFGFFQRTFKTSWRPATGLAGAPILGIVFGLGWTPCIGPTLGAIQALSLTGGSAWNGALLGLFYCFGLGVPFLLVALGLNWVTHTIRFLKRHIRIINILGGAGLVVIGILMVSGLWTAWTYQLQAVITGFVPAI; this is encoded by the coding sequence ATGCTCGCCGGCCTCGTCTCGTTCGCGTCACCGTGCGTGCTCCCTCTCGTGCCGGGCTACCTCGCCTACGTGGGCGGGCTGAGCGACCCGAGCGCCCGCAGCAACCGCCGCCGGGTGCTGCTCGGCATCAGCCTGTTCGTGCTCGGCTTCTCGCTCGTGTTCGTTGCGGCATCCGCACTGTTCGGCGCGCTCGGGGTGTGGCTGCTGGTGTGGGGCGAGGTCATCACGCGAGTGCTCGGGGTGGTGGTAATCCTGCTCGGGCTCGTGTTCATCGGGCAGTTCGGCTTCTTCCAACGCACGTTCAAGACCTCCTGGCGCCCGGCGACCGGCCTGGCCGGTGCCCCGATCCTCGGTATCGTCTTCGGTCTGGGCTGGACGCCGTGCATCGGCCCGACGCTCGGCGCGATCCAGGCACTGAGTCTCACCGGCGGATCGGCCTGGAACGGCGCCCTCCTCGGCCTCTTCTACTGTTTCGGGCTCGGTGTTCCCTTCCTGCTCGTCGCGCTCGGGCTCAACTGGGTCACGCACACGATCCGGTTCCTCAAGCGGCACATCCGCATCATCAACATTCTTGGGGGAGCGGGCCTCGTGGTCATCGGCATTCTCATGGTCAGCGGTCTCTGGACCGCCTGGACCTACCAGCTCCAGGCGGTGATCACAGGTTTTGTCCCGGCCATCTGA
- the aspS gene encoding aspartate--tRNA(Asn) ligase produces MTERVLIKDLSALADQTVTVSGWVETVRDQKKVQFVVLRDESGAVQLVNPRNTDADGIVIPDEPAVTISALTQGSFVTATGSLKHDERVKLGGLEIKLDSLSVASLADPATPIAPDSGIDKRMDWRFLDLRVPRNALIFRVQTTLEHAFRTYWIDRGYVEIHTPKLMASPSESNAELFKLDYFDTTAYLAQSPQFFKQMAQSAGFGKIFDIGPVFRADPSFTSRHATEYTGVDAEVSWIDSHEDVMVMQEELLVAGFTAVAQKHGAEISELFGIDIVVPSIPFPRIPLHEAKQIVAARGHVIDRADDDLDPEGERQIAAHVEETFGHQFVFLTEYPTSIRPFYHMRSDENPALTKSYDLIFRGTEITTGAQREHRVEILEAQAVEKGLDPRELDYYLDFFRHGVPPHGGFGMGLARVLMLMLDQGNLREVTYLFRGPTRLTP; encoded by the coding sequence GTGACTGAACGCGTTCTCATCAAAGACCTGTCCGCCCTCGCCGACCAGACCGTCACGGTCTCCGGCTGGGTCGAGACCGTCCGTGACCAGAAGAAGGTGCAGTTCGTCGTTCTGCGCGACGAGTCGGGCGCCGTTCAGCTGGTGAATCCGCGAAACACGGACGCCGACGGCATCGTGATCCCGGACGAACCGGCCGTAACGATCTCGGCCCTCACCCAGGGCTCGTTCGTGACGGCGACCGGCTCGCTGAAACATGACGAGCGCGTCAAGCTCGGCGGCCTCGAGATCAAGCTGGATTCCCTCTCCGTAGCGTCGCTGGCCGACCCCGCCACGCCGATCGCCCCAGACAGCGGGATCGACAAGCGGATGGACTGGCGTTTCCTCGACCTCCGTGTTCCCCGGAACGCTCTCATCTTCCGCGTCCAGACGACCCTCGAGCACGCCTTCCGCACGTACTGGATCGATCGCGGCTATGTGGAGATCCACACGCCGAAGCTCATGGCGAGCCCCTCGGAGTCGAACGCCGAGCTGTTCAAGCTCGACTACTTCGACACGACCGCCTACCTGGCCCAGAGCCCGCAGTTCTTCAAGCAGATGGCACAGTCGGCCGGCTTCGGCAAGATCTTCGACATCGGCCCGGTCTTCCGCGCCGACCCCTCGTTCACCTCCCGGCATGCCACCGAGTACACCGGCGTCGACGCGGAGGTCAGCTGGATCGACAGCCACGAAGACGTCATGGTCATGCAGGAGGAGCTGCTCGTGGCCGGCTTCACCGCCGTCGCCCAGAAGCACGGCGCGGAGATCTCGGAGCTCTTCGGCATCGACATCGTCGTGCCGAGCATCCCGTTCCCCCGCATCCCCCTGCACGAGGCGAAGCAGATCGTGGCCGCCCGCGGGCATGTCATCGACCGGGCCGACGACGACCTCGACCCGGAGGGTGAGCGCCAGATCGCCGCGCACGTCGAGGAGACGTTCGGGCACCAGTTCGTCTTCCTGACGGAGTACCCGACGAGCATCCGGCCGTTCTACCACATGCGGAGCGACGAGAACCCGGCGCTCACGAAGAGCTACGACCTCATCTTCCGCGGCACGGAGATCACCACCGGCGCGCAGCGCGAGCACCGCGTCGAGATTCTCGAAGCACAGGCTGTGGAGAAGGGCCTCGACCCCCGCGAGCTCGACTACTACCTCGACTTCTTCCGCCACGGGGTTCCCCCGCACGGCGGCTTCGGGATGGGCCTCGCCCGCGTGCTGATGTTGATGCTCGACCAGGGCAACCTGCGCGAGGTCACCTACCTGTTCCGCGGCCCGACCCGTCTCACTCCGTAA
- a CDS encoding glutaredoxin family protein, translated as MARIEITLVSKPGCHLCDDARGVVETVVAELARRTPPVGVDVREVSIFDDQALYDEHVEDIPVVLIDGRMHTFWRVDPARLTSALLGAS; from the coding sequence GTGGCGCGCATCGAAATCACCCTCGTCTCCAAGCCGGGCTGTCACCTGTGCGATGACGCGCGCGGCGTGGTCGAGACGGTGGTCGCCGAGCTGGCCCGTCGTACGCCGCCGGTCGGCGTCGACGTGCGCGAGGTGTCGATCTTCGACGACCAGGCGCTCTACGACGAACACGTCGAAGACATTCCGGTCGTGCTGATCGACGGCCGAATGCACACCTTCTGGCGCGTCGACCCGGCGCGCCTCACCTCAGCCCTCCTGGGAGCATCATGA
- a CDS encoding helix-turn-helix domain-containing protein: MPNDLADVRFLTVAEVADMMRVSKMTVYRMVHSGELPAIRFGRSFRVPETAVAEVLARPASSPPAENQQAR, encoded by the coding sequence ATGCCGAACGATCTGGCTGACGTGCGTTTCCTGACGGTCGCCGAGGTGGCCGACATGATGCGGGTGTCGAAGATGACGGTGTACCGGATGGTGCACTCGGGCGAACTGCCGGCCATCCGGTTCGGACGCTCGTTCCGGGTGCCCGAGACCGCGGTGGCAGAGGTTCTCGCGCGACCGGCTTCGTCGCCGCCTGCGGAAAACCAGCAGGCGCGCTAG
- a CDS encoding HAD family hydrolase → MPSPERLPALERLPAPDGRPAIAFFDIDNTLVRGATVYFVGFGAWRLRLLTVRDVAVFAWQQARFIAVGENMRHTESIKTRTLQMLGGHTEDELRRLGEDVYDRQIAARLRPEVVARAREHLARGDEVWLVSATGEIVAQVIARRLGLTGALGTRFEADAGVFTGRLDGKMLHGQAKADAAHELARRNDADLGDCWAYSDSANDLPLLGLVGHPVTVNPDDTLRSAAAERGWPTMMLRRTLRRRLRGQHKKRQTEPA, encoded by the coding sequence ATGCCCTCCCCCGAAAGGCTCCCCGCCCTCGAACGGCTCCCCGCCCCGGACGGACGCCCCGCCATCGCATTCTTCGACATCGACAACACCCTCGTTCGCGGCGCCACCGTCTACTTCGTGGGTTTCGGCGCCTGGCGCCTTCGCCTGCTGACCGTCAGGGATGTCGCGGTCTTCGCCTGGCAGCAGGCGCGCTTCATCGCGGTCGGCGAGAACATGCGCCACACCGAGAGCATCAAGACGCGCACCCTGCAGATGCTCGGCGGACACACAGAGGACGAGCTGCGCCGGCTCGGCGAAGACGTCTACGACCGCCAGATCGCGGCCCGGCTCCGGCCGGAGGTGGTGGCGAGGGCGCGTGAGCACCTCGCCCGCGGCGACGAGGTCTGGTTGGTGTCGGCGACCGGCGAGATCGTCGCCCAGGTCATCGCTCGGCGGCTCGGCCTGACGGGAGCGCTCGGCACGCGCTTCGAGGCCGACGCCGGGGTCTTCACCGGACGGCTCGACGGCAAGATGCTGCACGGTCAGGCGAAAGCAGACGCAGCCCATGAGCTCGCACGACGGAACGACGCCGACCTCGGAGACTGCTGGGCCTACTCCGACTCCGCGAACGACCTGCCACTGCTGGGGCTGGTCGGGCATCCGGTGACCGTCAACCCTGACGACACCCTCCGCTCCGCGGCAGCCGAGCGCGGATGGCCCACGATGATGCTCCGCAGAACACTCCGCAGAAGACTCCGCGGGCAACACAAAAAGCGCCAGACCGAACCTGCCTGA
- a CDS encoding TlpA family protein disulfide reductase, with the protein MNRTSTRRRTALSAAAAVLALGLLAGCSSDPLAAQYRSGDSKQYIAGDGTVTEIPAADRAEPVSFTGTTETGETVEASQYLGQVLVLNFWYAGCAPCRAEAPALETLNVKYAGNGATFLGVNVRDQAATAVAFGTSFGVTYPSVIDTNGAVQLAMSGVVAPNAVPTTLVIDKQGRVAARILGQATAPSILDTLISSAVAETS; encoded by the coding sequence GTGAACCGCACTTCGACCCGCCGTCGCACCGCGCTCTCAGCGGCAGCCGCCGTCCTCGCGCTCGGCCTCCTGGCCGGATGCTCGAGCGACCCGCTCGCCGCCCAGTACCGGAGCGGCGACAGCAAGCAGTACATCGCCGGAGACGGCACCGTCACCGAGATCCCCGCGGCCGATCGCGCCGAACCGGTCTCGTTCACCGGCACCACCGAAACCGGGGAGACGGTCGAGGCCTCGCAGTACCTCGGCCAGGTGCTCGTTCTGAACTTCTGGTACGCCGGCTGCGCCCCGTGCCGCGCGGAGGCGCCTGCACTGGAGACCCTCAACGTGAAGTACGCGGGCAACGGGGCCACGTTCCTCGGTGTCAATGTGCGCGACCAGGCCGCGACAGCGGTCGCGTTCGGTACCTCATTCGGGGTGACCTATCCGTCGGTGATCGACACGAACGGTGCGGTTCAGCTCGCGATGAGCGGGGTCGTGGCACCGAACGCTGTGCCGACCACGCTCGTCATCGACAAGCAGGGGCGGGTGGCCGCACGCATCCTCGGCCAGGCCACGGCACCGAGCATCCTCGACACGCTCATCAGCAGCGCCGTCGCCGAGACGAGCTGA
- a CDS encoding histidine phosphatase family protein, protein MVASQLHLVRHGEVFNPEHVLYGRLPGFGLSELGREIAQSAADELVERGRPVSALFASPLQRAQESAAPLERAFGLAIQTEPRIIEPTNVFEGMSPATRNRALRNPKNWPWVRNPFRPSWGEAYTSITARMIAAMNDAYDSVDGGDVVMVSHQLPIWSTHLEITGQRLWHDPRRRRCNLSSITSFERRGARFVEVGYEDPARSLLSAAVDDGAV, encoded by the coding sequence GTGGTAGCAAGCCAACTTCATCTCGTGCGTCACGGCGAGGTCTTCAATCCCGAGCACGTGCTCTACGGACGCCTGCCCGGATTCGGTCTCTCCGAGCTCGGCCGCGAGATCGCGCAGTCCGCTGCCGACGAACTCGTTGAGCGCGGTCGACCCGTGTCAGCCCTGTTCGCCTCGCCGCTCCAGCGCGCCCAGGAGTCGGCCGCACCCCTCGAGCGGGCCTTCGGACTCGCCATCCAGACCGAACCCCGCATCATCGAACCGACCAACGTCTTCGAGGGGATGAGCCCGGCCACGCGCAACAGGGCTCTCCGCAACCCGAAGAACTGGCCGTGGGTGCGGAACCCGTTCCGTCCCAGCTGGGGTGAGGCGTACACGAGCATCACGGCACGGATGATCGCGGCCATGAACGACGCCTACGACTCTGTCGACGGCGGTGATGTCGTGATGGTCAGTCACCAACTGCCGATCTGGTCCACGCACCTCGAGATCACGGGCCAGCGACTCTGGCACGACCCCCGCAGGCGCCGCTGCAACCTGTCGAGCATCACCTCCTTCGAACGCCGGGGCGCCCGGTTCGTCGAGGTCGGCTACGAGGATCCGGCCCGGTCCCTTCTGTCCGCGGCTGTCGACGACGGGGCGGTCTGA